A genome region from Plasmodium vivax chromosome 11, whole genome shotgun sequence includes the following:
- a CDS encoding hypothetical protein, conserved (encoded by transcript PVX_114620A), with amino-acid sequence MKKIAQRCFSPIVYALLLIYQKEANSSYVDVTLLNDNLFDDMIKTELSYMSNHLTFNDNNKSNKRKKRNDAAVDDLVLLTSMLSQIIPSNFSIYSLDIPNETVSSSSNDVNSFLDLINLYDAEINNTVTNHLNQTQPVKGCEDDIKNNNCDGDVLTCITLKKDKLSDSCKKSLSNSLLYSCIDDVMLYCADYSKFSKVHKCLKKNFYHLSNKCLNILSYYENIMHKLHKIKNKPYGNQEHLFLEREKGGPTVGNSSNAHDHDNNTPDGKYSRNGNDTQNGNDTQNGSDTRNGSDTRNGSDTNYTLFNGNDANHKSTMADNLRKGYGHYFFPSMDYNYLIDFKSRGFTFEYKSFLYFFVCLLISFLLYILIICIKKYYVADSNNFFAKAEKTKLAQL; translated from the coding sequence atgaaaaaaatagcccaaagatgtttttcccccattgtGTACGCCCTACTATTGATCTATCAGAAGGAAGCAAACAGCTCATACGTAGATGTAACTCTACTGAATGATAACCTTTTTGACGACATGATAAAAACGGAGCTGTCTTACATGAGCAACCACTTAAcatttaatgataataataaatctaataaaagaaaaaagcgaaatgaTGCAGCGGTGGATGACCTCGTCCTGCTAACAAGCATGTTATCTCAAATTATTCCATccaatttttcaatataCTCATTAGACATTCCAAACGAAACGGTCAGTAGCTCAAGCAACGATGTTAATAGCTTCCTAGATTTGATAAACTTATACGACGCGGAAATTAACAACACAGTTACGAACCATCTGAATCAAACACAACCAGTAAAAGGCTGTGAagatgatataaaaaataacaactgTGATGGGGATGTGCTAACGTGtattactttaaaaaaggataaattaTCCGACAGTTGTAAAAAATCCCTCAGTAACTCCCTACTCTACTCCTGCATCGACGATGTTATGCTCTACTGCGCGGACTACTCCAAATTTTCAAAGGTGCACAAGTGCctgaaaaagaatttttacCACTTGAGTAATAAGTGCCTGAACATTTTAAGCTactatgaaaatataatgcacaaattgcacaaaattaagaataaGCCGTACGGCAACCAGGAGCATTTGTTCTTAGAaagagaaaaggggggaccCACAGTCGGCAACTCGAGCAACGCTCATGACCATGATAATAACACCCCAGACGGGAAGTACAGCCGAAATGGGAATGACACCCAAAATGGGAATGACACCCAAAATGGGAGTGACACCCGAAATGGGAGTGACACCCGAAATGGGAGTGATACGAATTATACCCTTTTCAACGGTAATGATGCTAATCATAAATCCACCATGGCTGATAATTTAAGAAAGGGATATggccattatttttttccgtcCATGGATTACAATTACCTGATCGATTTCAAATCAAGGGGTTTTACTTTTGAATATAAatcctttttgtattttttcgtttgcctCCTCATTTCGTTCCTACTctacatattaataatttgtatCAAGAAATATTACGTTGCAGATTCGAACAACTTTTTTGCGAAAGCGGAGAAGACCAAGTTGGCACAGCTGTGA